One window of Lagenorhynchus albirostris chromosome 16, mLagAlb1.1, whole genome shotgun sequence genomic DNA carries:
- the FAM24B gene encoding protein FAM24B — protein sequence MSSTVSAKQLKTLPSPSLPAWEKLQGEASQVNTVITFCIGGGILLAVLVLMAAVICLYYKVANALKVPKVPISSALKDDPDMVTQDRVTAAITTGSYPSLQCCDECNLYAGFDALPPCFCDANEGL from the exons ATGTCTTCAACAGTATCAGCCAAGCAGTTGAAAACTCTGCCTTcaccttcacttcctgcttgggAAAAGCTTCAAG GTGAAGCTTCCCAAGTTAACACGGTAATTACGTTCTGCATTGGTGGCGGTATCCTTTTGGCTGTGCTTGTGCTGATGGCTGCTGTCATCTGTCTTTACTACAAAGTAGCCAACGCATTGAA AGTTCCAAAGGTACCTATTTCTTCAGCCTTAAAAGATGATCCAGACATGGTCACCCAGGACAGGGTCACTGCGGCCATCACCACTGGGTCTTATCCCAGCCTCCAGTGCTGTGATGAATGTAACTTGTATGCTGGCTTTGATGCCCTGCCACCGTGCTTCTGTGATGCAAACGAGGGACTCTGA